GCTTAATTGCCTGGTATCGGAAGTGAAGGAGCCTCAGCAGCCACCTGAGCAGTCTCATTTGCTTCATGTTTGGGCGGCCGAAGCACATTATGAGACGGCAAACCTTTCAGAATTCTGATTTTTGATGTGCGGCGTGTGTGACCTGGATTGGCGTCGCTCTCAGTCTTCCGTTTGTCTGCCCCCCATTTTCGGCCCCCATGCTGACCGTCACCTGCTGCACGGCGCGGCTGAGGGCCGCCGCTATACTGGCGATTATGACTGCCCAGACCCCCGGCCAGACCTCTGGCACACCCCTTTCGACGGCCCAGATCCGCGACAGGTTTCTGCACTTTTTCGAATCCAAGGGTCACCTGAGACTGCCCTCGCACCCCACCGTCGCCCCCGACCCGACCACCCTCTTTACGGTGGCGGGGATGCAGCCGTTCAAGCCGCAGTTCATGGGCGCAGCGGCCCGCTTCGAGCAGGGCGAGAGCAAGCGCGTGACCACCGCCCAAAAGTGCATCCGGGTGGGCGACATCGAGAACGTGGGCCGCACCCGCCGACACCTGAGTCTGTTCGAGATGATGGGCAACTTCTCGTTTGGCGATTACTTCAAGCGCGAGGCGATTGCCTGGGCCTGGGAATTTCTGACCGGCAGCGAATGGATGGGGATGAACGCCGGGCAGATGTACGTCACCATCTACGAGGACGATGACGAGGCGTTTGGTTACTGGACGCAGGACATCGGACTGAGCGCCGACCACATTCACCGCTTCGGGGCCGACGAGAACTTCTGGCCCGCTGACGCGCCCATGAAGGGGCCAAACGGACCGTGCGGGCCGTGCAGCGAGATCTACTATGACCGGGGGCCGGACTACGGCGACGACACCTGGGCTGATTACTACCAGACCCGTGAGAGCGCCCGCTTTCTGGAAGTCTGGAACCTGGTGTTTCCGCAGTATGACCGCCAGGAACCGGGGCCGGGCGGCACACCGACCTTGAGCGACCTGCCCTTCAAGAACATCGACACCGGCATGGGCCTGGAGCGCGTCGCCAGCGTGGTGCAGAACGTGCCGGACTTCTACAGCAACGACGTGTTTCTGCCGCTGATCGACAAGATCGCCGAACTGTCGGGCAAGCCCTACGAGGGCGAGCAGAGCGTGTCGCACCGGGTGGTGGCCGAGCACATTCGTGCCGTGAGCATGACGGTGGCCGACGGCGTGACGCTGAGCAACACCGGGCGCGGCTACGTCATCCGCAAGATTCTGCGCCGCGCCAGCCGTCACGCTTACCTGCTGGGCCTGCGCGAAGCGAGCATTTACAAATTGGTGCCGCTGGTCGTGGAGAGCATGGGTGAGGCGTATCCCGAACTCAGGGAGAATCAGAGCCGCATTGAGAAGGCTATTCAGGGCGAGGAAGAACGGTTCTTGAGGACGCTTGAGAACGGAATTCAGAGACTAAACACCACTCTGGCATCAATCGTTTTATCGTCAGGCCATGCTGATGCATCAGATTTTGTTGCGACACGGTTTGGTTCTCAGATTGGCGATAGCGCAGGGCAAGCAGTAGGATTTGGACAGAATCAAGTTAAAGACGGTCTAGTCGGCGGCTATAACGCTTTTGGGCCAACAGGAAAACAGGTTGAGCAACTACCCGTTGGATTAAAGCTGACGCTTGCAGGTAGCGAAGCCTTCACCCTCTACGGCACCTACGGCTTCCCCATTGACCTCACCCGCGAAATTGCCGAGGAGTACGGCGTTTCGATTGATGAGGCAGGCTTCGACAAGGCGCTGGCCGAGGATCAGGAGTTGGCGCGGGCGGGCAGCAAGTACGGCAAGTCCGAGCTGTTCGGCGGGGCCGACGAAGCGCTTTCGGACCTCTCCCCCACCGAGTTTGTCGGCTACGGGCAGCTTGAGGCAGCGGGCATGGTGCAGGCCATCGTGCTGGGCGGCGAGAGCCTGGGCCACCTGAGCGCCGGCAGCGAGGCGCAGGTCATCCTGGACCGCACCCCGCTGTATGCCGAGGGCGGCGGCGAGGTGGGCGACACCGGGCGACTGGAGTGGGAAGGCGGTGAGGCCAGGGTGCTCGACACCCACAAGACCGCCCAGGGCGTGTTTCTCCACCGGGTTCAGGTAGAGACCGGCGAATTGACAGTGGGCCAGGAAGTGCAGGCGCACGTCAATCCAGAGCGCCAGGCCACCGAGCGCCACCACACCGCCACCCACCTGCTGCACGCCGCCTTGCGGGCCGTACTGGGCAGCGGCGTGGCGCAGAAAGGCTCGCTGGTGGCCCCCGAACGCCTGCGTTTCGACTTCTCGCACAGCGCGGCCATGAGCGCCGACGAACTCTTGCAGGTGGAAAGTCTGGTCAACCGCTGGGTGACGGCCAACTTTCCTGTGACCTGGCGCGAGTTGCCGATTGCCGAGGCGCGGGCAGCGGGTGCGATGGCCTTGTTCGGCGAGAAATACGGTGACGTGGTGCGGATGGTCAGCGTGGAGGGCAGCGTGCCCTACAGGGGCGCGACCATCACCAGCCTGGAACTCTGCGGCGGCGCACACGTGGAGCGCACCGGCGACATCGGCGCGTTCGTGATCGTGAACGACGAGAACGTGGCGGCGGGCGTGCGGCGCATCGAGGCGCTGACGGGCGAGCTGGCCGTGCGCTGGGCACGTGAACGCCTCGCAGCAGCGGGCCGGGCAGCAGGCACGCTCAACACCAGTCTGGAGCAGTTGCCGGACCGGGTGGTTCAGCTTCAGGCCCAGCTCAAAGCGGCCCAGCAGGAAACAGTGCAGGTGCGCCGCCAACTGACTCAGGCCCAGATGGGCGGCGAGGCCAGCGGCGGCACCCAGACCCGCGAACTCGGCGGCTTCAAGGTGGCGACGGCCCGCTTGAGCGGTATTGAGGCAGGCGAACTGCGCGGCGCGGCGGACAACCTGCTGGACAAGAGCGGGGCTGATCTGGCGATTGTCGCCGGGGACAAGGGCCTGGTCGTCAAGGCCAGCAAGGACGCCGTAGCACGCGGCGCACACGCAGGCCAGCTCATCGGCAAGCTGGCAGCGGCGGGCGGCGGCAAGGGCGGCGGGCGGCCCGATATGGCCCAGGCCGGTGTGCAGGACCCGGAAGCAGCGCTGGGCGCACTGGAAGGCGCGTTCTAGGGACGCCCAATCATTAATGAAGGGTCCAGGGAGGAACCGTTCCTCTGGACCCTCTGGCATTCAAACCCCTCAGCCCGGCACTTCAGTCGTGCGCGGCCACCGCACCCTGACCGCGCTTGCCGGTGACTTCCTCGCGCATCTCGGCGACCAGCAAAGTGCAGGCTTCGGCGCATGGAATCCCCCCTGGCACGCCGCTGAAAAAAGTCTGATGCAAGGCTTCACCGGCCCACAGGCGGGTCTTGAGGCAGCCGCCGCACACGTCATTCGACACGGACTCGACCTGCTGCGGGGTGGCTTTCTGCACCTTGGCATAGATGCCGGTCTGCCGCCGGGCAGTGGCGGCCCAGGGGGTGCAGCGCAGGGCATGGTGGTGGTGGGCGTAGCTCTCCTCGACCACCGCCGGATACAGCAGGTGAAGCGCACGCGGCAGGTCGCGCTCGCATAGCACTGCCCGCCAGCCGCGCGCCAGGCTCCGCAAGGTATGCACCGGGCGGTACTCCCCGCGCTCATCCAAGCGCACCTGCTCGCCCACACCCTCCGGCGTGACCACCGTTCTCAGGCCCTCGTTGGCCTTGCCCTCGTCGAGCGCATGGCGCAGCTCGAACATGCCCTCCACCGGGCGCACGATCACCTCGCCCAGCCGCAGGGTGTCGCTGGCCAGTTGCAGCAGGGCGTTCCAGGCCTCCTGGTGGCCGCGCTCGACGTCGCCCTGGGCACTGGCCCCGTGGGCGTCCTCGGCCAGTTGTATGATCACTTCCGCGATGGCCGGGTGGGTGCCCACCGGCTTGCTGTAGTACACCGTCTGGGCGTAGTCCGGCTGGCTGCCCGGCTCAGCTTCCAGATCAGATTCAAACACCGTGACCTCGCCAGTCAGGCCGATGTCCTCGGGAATGGTTTCCAGGGTGTGCCAGCCCTCGGAGGCGAAGAACGGCACCAGCACCACATTTTTGGCCTTCACCTGCTGCCGCCAGCCCACCACCTTGGGTTCCTGGTCCAGAAAGAAGGTGTGAACCTCGGCGAACTCGCCGCCTTCCCGCAATCTCTCGGCGTTCTGGTGGACGATCTTGCTGCTGTTCTCGTTGCGGGTGGTGCCGTGTCCCAGCACGATCAGGGCGGTATCGTCGGCATTGATGGCCGGGTAGGCCTCGCGGGCGCGGGCCAGAATGACCTCGCTCATGCGAGGATGCACCCCGTAGGGCAGGGTGTAGCGCACGGTGCGCCCACCGATCACGCGGGCCACGCCCTGCGGCGGCACCGGCCCCTGATGGCCCAGTCCCAGCTCGCGCGGAATGACCGTCTCGGTGAAATAGCCCTCACTGATGAACATCGGGATGACGGTGACATCGGTGTAGCGCACCGTCTTCAGGACCTGGCGCAGCGACGGCTCCTCTTTCCAGTAGCCTTCCACCACCTCGTCGAAGAGGCCGCGCTGGCGTAGCAGATCGGCGTAGGCGTAAACCGCCGCCGACGATTCGGGGTTGAGGTGGGAGCCGTGACCGATGAGCACCAGAGAACGCATAGCCCCGAATCTAGCGCCCAGACAACGCGCGTCCTGTGAGATCGGCGGGGGTTTGGGTTATTTGTCCTGTCCGCTGGCCGTTTTTTCCAGGGAGTCGCGCGCCGGATCATCCGCTTCCAGCCCATCGGCCAGGGCGTGCAGGTACTCTCCCAGCACCTCAGGGCGCTCGACCTGCTCATGGGCGTAGGGGACCAGCAGCGGCAACCGCCCCACCTGCACCGCCCGGCCCGCCAGCGCCAGCATCGCCTCGTCGTTGTCGCTGTCACCGAAGGCCGTGACACGCTCCATCGGCACCCCGAGCTGCTGGGCAATCACGCTCAGGGCCGCGCCCTTGTCGGCCCCGCTGGGCGTCACCGTCAGAAATTCAGGGTAGGGCGGCTGCGCGCCGGTAAAGACCAGATGGCCGAAACCGCCGCCACGCAGTTCGTCGCGCCAGCTCGCCACCTCGGCGTGGTAGAACCCCACTTTGATCACTTCACCCGCCGGGGCCTCGCTCAGCGGAAAATGTTCGCGCCGGGCCAGCCACTCGGGCGCGGCCACACCGGGCGGCACGTCCACATAGATGGCGCGGTGGGTAAAGGCGATCACGCGGGCATTGCCGAGTTGATGCCCGAGCACAGCGGCGAGTTCAGCCTCGCTGAAGCGCAGTTCGGTGTGCACCTGGCCGCCAATCGTGATATGCCCGCCGTTGCTGGTCGCCACCGCCACGGGCCGGGCAGCTTCCAGCACGCCGGGGGGCGGCTGATCGCGCCCGGTCACGATGGCGGCCTGAACACCCAGGCGGCGCAGCCTCGCCAGAGCGCTGATGGTCGCCGCCGGAACAGTGAGGCTGGCTTCCAGAATGAGGGTGCCGTCAAGGTCGAAGGCGAGCAGTTGGGGGCGGTGGGGAGGCAGGGACATGCTTTAACTTAACCCAGCAGCGTCATGCCTGTTCATCCCAGGACAAAAATCGGCGGCACAAAAAAACGGCAGAGACCCGAAAGTCTCTTGCCGCCTGTTGATGAAGGTGATTTAGGTTGAAGCGCTTACCAGCGGTTGTTGCCGCCACCGCTGCTACGCGCGAAGCTACTACCACCACGGTCACTCTCGGGGGCAGCCTTCGTGACGGCGATGTTGGCGGCCTGGGGGCCACGACCATTCTTACCGGGTTCGATGTCGAACTCGACTTCGTCGCCTTCGTTGAGCTTGCGAAAGCCCGTCGCCTTGATGGCGCTGTAGTGCGCGAACACGTCAGGCTGACCTTCGCACTCAATGAAACCGAAACCTTTTTCCGCGTTAAACCACTTTACTCGTCCTGCAGCCATACTTCTCCTTGAGTCATTCCAGGTAAAACCGCGCGCTTGTTCGTTGACCAGAGTGCGCGACCTCGACCTTTGGCGAACCTGGAACATCCATAGTGTCCCTTTTCAGCCGCCTTCGCATTGCAGACTGGCCTACAAAGTGGACCTTTTGGTGTCATCGAAACCAAAAAAAACACCCTTTTGTGGGGCGTCGTTCCCCTCAAGTATAAAGGGCGATTCAGCCGAAGTCAACTTTATGCACCGAAATGAGCGACGGAAGTCTGAATATACGGCGCTGGGAGGGCGTTTCTTCGATTCGCCTTCAGAGTCAGGGCACGGCTGCAGCAGCCAGAACGTGACCCATGCAACTTGAGCGCGCTCCATGATCGGCCCTCCCCACTACCAATCAGATAGAGAACTGTCCGTCCAGCACAATGAATTTCAGGAGTATTGAACTTGTCCAGTTGCCGATATGCGGGATGCCACGCCGCGCCGCCAGATGCTGTTCAGCTGCCCCCCAGAATCCCTCTCTCTCCTGCCTGCCTCTGCCGAAGCGGGCGTCTGCACCTGGCTGACGGGCGGACGAACTCCCAACCGACCAGGCGCGGCTCCACTCTGGCCCGCCGATCTGCTGACTGAACACGGGCCTGAGCTGGAAGGCAAGCCGGTCCGCCGCCCGACATCTGCCGCCCTGATTGCCATAAAAGCGATCGTCTCGGCCTTTTTCAGCGGACCGCTACACGGTAGAGACGCGCTGGACGTGCAGGTCTTACAGCGTTTGCTCTGAGCGCCCGGCCCACAGCCCTGCACCGATCAGCCCGGCATCCGCGCCCAGCTCGGCGTGAGTGACCTGCGGCTGGTAACGCGGCGGAAAGCGGGCCAGGCTCTCCCGAACCCGCGCCAGGTAGCCTTCCCGCAATCCCACGCTACCGCCCAGCGCCACCCTGGTGACGCCCAGCAGCGCGGCGACATCGGCCGCCTTCCAGGCAATCAGCGCGGCGGAGCGGCGGTAGACGGTGTCGGCTGTCTCGTTTCCAGCCTCGGCAGCGTCGGCCAGGGCGCGGGCATCAGGCAGATTCAGGCTGCGGGCCTGCAGGCCCAGCGCGGTGCCGCTCGTCTCGAATTCCAGCGGCCCCAGGTCGCCCAGCGGCGGCACAGCTGTTCCGGCGGTCCACTCGGCAGGGACGCTGACGAAGCCGAGTTCGGCGTCCAGCCCGTTGGCCGCGAGGTGAAGCTGATGGCCCAAGACCAGCCCCGCGCCGACCCCGGTGCTGACAGTGACGAACATGAACTCGCTCGCGCCGCGCCCCGCTCCTGCCACGTACTCGCCCCAGGCGGCGGCGCGGGCGTCGTTGAGCGCCGCGCAGGGCAGCGAGAAGCCCGCCGAGAGCTGCTCGGCCAGGGCAATGTCGGTCCAGCCAGGAAAGGTGTGGACGGCGGTGGCGGTAACGCGCCCACCGGCAACAGCACCAGCGCAGGCCACCCCCACAGCGGCGGCCTGGATGGCCAGCGGCGCGGCCAGTTCAAGAGCGGCGGCGATCACCGCGTCCGGCGTGCTGGGCTTGGGGGTGCGGGCCTCCACGCGCCGGGTCAACTGGCCGCCGTGAAGCAGGGCCGCCCGCATAGACGTGCCGCCGATGTCCAGGGCAAGCAGGGCAGGAAAGTGGGAAGGTGAAGACACGGCCCCATTACAGCATCTGCCGGACGCTGCCGGTCCGGGCTGTCCAGGCCAGAGGAGGACTCAGCCAGGAGAACACCCAGACCCGAAAGTCAGACCTGGAGCTTGGAGTTGGATGCAGGACATAAAAAATCCGCCTCAAGGGCGGGTGTCGTTTTATTGATAGGAAAACTATAGCGCAGTATGCGGGCGAAGTCAAATTCATGCACTGAAATGCGGACGGAAGTCTGCATCCACAGCCCTGGGAGGGCGCTCCTCCAGGGTCAGGGCAAGATGCCATGCGGCTGGGTGGCGGCCAAAACAATGAGTGTGGAGGCGAGGGAATGTTGTTCGGTTCTCAGCATGCAGCCCACCCCGCCTTCTATTCTGCCAGCATGCCACTTGAACTGGTGCAGGGCGACATCGCCGCCGAGACGAGCTGCGCTCTGGTCACGGCGGCCAACGCGCAGCTTGCGGGCGGCGGCGGCGTGGACGGCGTGATTCACCGGGCAGCAGGTCCCGAACTGCTCGGGGCCATCCGGGTCATCGGCAGCACGCCCACCGGCAGCGCGGTGATCACGCCCGCTTTCAATCTCTCCGGACAGGGCGTGAAGCACGTCATTCATGCGGTGGGGCCGATCTGGCGTGGTGGCGGGCAGGGCGAGGCAGCGCGGCTGGCCGGAGCCTACCACCGCGCCCTGGAACTGGCGAGCGAGGCGGGCTGCCGCAGCGTCTCGTTTCCGGCCATCAGCACCGGCGTCTACGGCTATCCGCTGGCCGCAGCGCTGGACGTTGCTGTCGGCACGATCCAGGTTTATCTGGCGGCGCACCCCGAATTGCATGTCCGGCTGGTGCTGTTTGACCGGGCCGCCCTGAGCGCGGCGCAGCAGGTGCTGGACCGGTACTGAGCAGCCAAATGGACGGTGATGCGCGCTCAGCCGCTTCCCAATCGTCTAGACTGTGCGGCATGTCTTTAGTCGTGATGGTCACGGTGCCGCCCGCTGGGGCCGCAGAACTGGCGCGGGGACTGGTCGAACACCGGCTGGCTGGCTGCGTGAATATGCTGCCCGGCGTGCAGACGGTTTACCGCTGGGGCGGCGAGGTGGCCGAGGAACCCGAAACCCTGCTGCTGATCAAGACCAACGGTGAGCGCTACCCGGAGCTGGAGCGATTCATCAAGGAGCACCACCCCTACGAGGTGCCGGAGATCGTGGCGCTGCCGGTGGACCGGGCCTCGCCGGAGTTTCTGCGCTGGCTCAACGGCAGCCTCAGTCTGTCCTGAACTGAAACAGCTTCATCCCAACTTGCTCTGAGATCAACCTATGTCGGTGTTTTTCCAACATAGGTCTTTATCGCCGTCAGCCGAGACCTTCTTATTCTCGCTCCGCCCAGCTTCGGCTAGGGCTGAGCTTCAGTGGCTATCAACCGTTCACGAAGTCGGCCAGCACCTTGTTGAGCAGCCACCAGCCCTGCTCGGTGGCGCGCAACTGCTCGCCCTCGCGCATCAGCAGGCCCGCCACCAGATTGCGTTGCAGCGGTCCGGCGTAGCGCTCGCCCACCGCGATGCCGCTGGCACGCGACAGCTCGGTCAGATTGACTCCGGCGCGGGTCCGCAGACCCATGAACAGGGCGTCGGTGACGTGCTCCTCGGCGTCAATCGCCTCCGCCTCCCCGGCGAGGCCCGAGGCGAAATCGTGGGCCAGCCAGTCGTGCAGGTGCGGGTTGGTGCGGCGCTCGGCTTTGAGCTGCGGATCACGGCTCGGGTAGTGACCCGCCGCGCCCGGTCCCAGACCCAGATAAAAGCGGTTTTGCCAGTAGGCGCTGTTGTGACGTGAGTGCTCGCCGGAGCGGGCGTAGTTGCTGATCTCGTAGCGCCCGAAGCCCGCCGCTCCCAGCAACTCGGCGGTGCGCTCGAACCCCGCGCGTTCGTCGTCCTCGGCCACCGTGACGCCCCGGCGGGCAAACGGCGTGCCCGGCTCGATGGTCAGGGTGTAGGCGCTGATGTGATTCACCCCCAGCTCGATCAGTCCGGCGATGTCGCTTTCCAGCGGCTGCCCCGCCACCGCCGTGATCAGGTCGCCGCTGACCCGCAAGCCCGCCGAGGTGAGCTGCCGGACCGCCTGCCGGGCCTGCTCGGCGTCGTGCTGGCGGCCCAGGAACTTGAGGGTGGCGTCGTCCAGGCTCTGGACACCCACCGAGGCCCGGTCAAAGCCGAGTGAGCGCCAGTGCCGCGCCCGCGCCGCGCTGACGGTACCGGGGTTGACTTCCAGGGTGTTCTCGATTTTGCCCCAGCCGAGGTGACGCCGGATCGTCTGGGTCAGGCGGGCCAGCTCGTCGTCCCGCAGGAAGCTGGGGGTGCCGCCGCCGAGGTAGACCGTGTCCAGGTCAGTGGCATAGTTTGCCGCCAGCATTGCCGCCTCGCGCTCCAACTGGTCCAGATACGCCTCCACCTGCCCGCTGCGGCGCGTCAGCACGTGGAAGTCGCAGTAGGGGCAGATGCTGGGACAGAACGGAACATGCACGTAGAGATGCCGGACCGGCCCAACCTCAGTCGGCAATGCTGGCGGCAGAACGGAGGGGGGGAACGCACTCACGCGGGCAGTCTAGGGGCAGCGGCGCGGGGCAACCGTGAGGACGACCGGGTCACAGCGGCCTCTCAGCCGATCAGTGC
This portion of the Deinococcus rubellus genome encodes:
- the alaS gene encoding alanine--tRNA ligase — translated: MTAQTPGQTSGTPLSTAQIRDRFLHFFESKGHLRLPSHPTVAPDPTTLFTVAGMQPFKPQFMGAAARFEQGESKRVTTAQKCIRVGDIENVGRTRRHLSLFEMMGNFSFGDYFKREAIAWAWEFLTGSEWMGMNAGQMYVTIYEDDDEAFGYWTQDIGLSADHIHRFGADENFWPADAPMKGPNGPCGPCSEIYYDRGPDYGDDTWADYYQTRESARFLEVWNLVFPQYDRQEPGPGGTPTLSDLPFKNIDTGMGLERVASVVQNVPDFYSNDVFLPLIDKIAELSGKPYEGEQSVSHRVVAEHIRAVSMTVADGVTLSNTGRGYVIRKILRRASRHAYLLGLREASIYKLVPLVVESMGEAYPELRENQSRIEKAIQGEEERFLRTLENGIQRLNTTLASIVLSSGHADASDFVATRFGSQIGDSAGQAVGFGQNQVKDGLVGGYNAFGPTGKQVEQLPVGLKLTLAGSEAFTLYGTYGFPIDLTREIAEEYGVSIDEAGFDKALAEDQELARAGSKYGKSELFGGADEALSDLSPTEFVGYGQLEAAGMVQAIVLGGESLGHLSAGSEAQVILDRTPLYAEGGGEVGDTGRLEWEGGEARVLDTHKTAQGVFLHRVQVETGELTVGQEVQAHVNPERQATERHHTATHLLHAALRAVLGSGVAQKGSLVAPERLRFDFSHSAAMSADELLQVESLVNRWVTANFPVTWRELPIAEARAAGAMALFGEKYGDVVRMVSVEGSVPYRGATITSLELCGGAHVERTGDIGAFVIVNDENVAAGVRRIEALTGELAVRWARERLAAAGRAAGTLNTSLEQLPDRVVQLQAQLKAAQQETVQVRRQLTQAQMGGEASGGTQTRELGGFKVATARLSGIEAGELRGAADNLLDKSGADLAIVAGDKGLVVKASKDAVARGAHAGQLIGKLAAAGGGKGGGRPDMAQAGVQDPEAALGALEGAF
- a CDS encoding DR2241 family protein encodes the protein MRSLVLIGHGSHLNPESSAAVYAYADLLRQRGLFDEVVEGYWKEEPSLRQVLKTVRYTDVTVIPMFISEGYFTETVIPRELGLGHQGPVPPQGVARVIGGRTVRYTLPYGVHPRMSEVILARAREAYPAINADDTALIVLGHGTTRNENSSKIVHQNAERLREGGEFAEVHTFFLDQEPKVVGWRQQVKAKNVVLVPFFASEGWHTLETIPEDIGLTGEVTVFESDLEAEPGSQPDYAQTVYYSKPVGTHPAIAEVIIQLAEDAHGASAQGDVERGHQEAWNALLQLASDTLRLGEVIVRPVEGMFELRHALDEGKANEGLRTVVTPEGVGEQVRLDERGEYRPVHTLRSLARGWRAVLCERDLPRALHLLYPAVVEESYAHHHHALRCTPWAATARRQTGIYAKVQKATPQQVESVSNDVCGGCLKTRLWAGEALHQTFFSGVPGGIPCAEACTLLVAEMREEVTGKRGQGAVAAHD
- a CDS encoding HAD hydrolase family protein, whose amino-acid sequence is MSLPPHRPQLLAFDLDGTLILEASLTVPAATISALARLRRLGVQAAIVTGRDQPPPGVLEAARPVAVATSNGGHITIGGQVHTELRFSEAELAAVLGHQLGNARVIAFTHRAIYVDVPPGVAAPEWLARREHFPLSEAPAGEVIKVGFYHAEVASWRDELRGGGFGHLVFTGAQPPYPEFLTVTPSGADKGAALSVIAQQLGVPMERVTAFGDSDNDEAMLALAGRAVQVGRLPLLVPYAHEQVERPEVLGEYLHALADGLEADDPARDSLEKTASGQDK
- a CDS encoding cold-shock protein; the encoded protein is MAAGRVKWFNAEKGFGFIECEGQPDVFAHYSAIKATGFRKLNEGDEVEFDIEPGKNGRGPQAANIAVTKAAPESDRGGSSFARSSGGGNNRW
- a CDS encoding ROK family protein, with amino-acid sequence MSSPSHFPALLALDIGGTSMRAALLHGGQLTRRVEARTPKPSTPDAVIAAALELAAPLAIQAAAVGVACAGAVAGGRVTATAVHTFPGWTDIALAEQLSAGFSLPCAALNDARAAAWGEYVAGAGRGASEFMFVTVSTGVGAGLVLGHQLHLAANGLDAELGFVSVPAEWTAGTAVPPLGDLGPLEFETSGTALGLQARSLNLPDARALADAAEAGNETADTVYRRSAALIAWKAADVAALLGVTRVALGGSVGLREGYLARVRESLARFPPRYQPQVTHAELGADAGLIGAGLWAGRSEQTL
- a CDS encoding macro domain-containing protein encodes the protein MPLELVQGDIAAETSCALVTAANAQLAGGGGVDGVIHRAAGPELLGAIRVIGSTPTGSAVITPAFNLSGQGVKHVIHAVGPIWRGGGQGEAARLAGAYHRALELASEAGCRSVSFPAISTGVYGYPLAAALDVAVGTIQVYLAAHPELHVRLVLFDRAALSAAQQVLDRY
- the cutA gene encoding divalent-cation tolerance protein CutA gives rise to the protein MSLVVMVTVPPAGAAELARGLVEHRLAGCVNMLPGVQTVYRWGGEVAEEPETLLLIKTNGERYPELERFIKEHHPYEVPEIVALPVDRASPEFLRWLNGSLSLS
- the hemW gene encoding radical SAM family heme chaperone HemW, encoding MSAFPPSVLPPALPTEVGPVRHLYVHVPFCPSICPYCDFHVLTRRSGQVEAYLDQLEREAAMLAANYATDLDTVYLGGGTPSFLRDDELARLTQTIRRHLGWGKIENTLEVNPGTVSAARARHWRSLGFDRASVGVQSLDDATLKFLGRQHDAEQARQAVRQLTSAGLRVSGDLITAVAGQPLESDIAGLIELGVNHISAYTLTIEPGTPFARRGVTVAEDDERAGFERTAELLGAAGFGRYEISNYARSGEHSRHNSAYWQNRFYLGLGPGAAGHYPSRDPQLKAERRTNPHLHDWLAHDFASGLAGEAEAIDAEEHVTDALFMGLRTRAGVNLTELSRASGIAVGERYAGPLQRNLVAGLLMREGEQLRATEQGWWLLNKVLADFVNG